One stretch of Sardina pilchardus chromosome 17, fSarPil1.1, whole genome shotgun sequence DNA includes these proteins:
- the LOC134061977 gene encoding uncharacterized protein LOC134061977 isoform X2 encodes MTQSSRFWKRTIIFCIILGLFHGGSSITIRGTTNGSITLQPQVTGRIDEIVWKHKGNKMVEWDREAADFIEYLRFIGRTELNIETGDVTIIKLTNDDSGEYEADVLLGAVLTSVQRIVEVIDPVTKPEITCTSSECITRSNEPAITTENEGNRHTIIGALCGVLGVGVAVAVVGVFFCHKRKTKGHDANEHTEEKVGLTSAGNEKDLQSPEEHNGARHHADTPSINRNIDESLCDYNKAKRIWEAKVMTTDNKPSVPSVRNEEKDAGPCSTDEIHQQNGSSSDCPKQPGNPKDGLSVPVVNLSSGVGAISPDGEVTPSTQERHAALKGPTAASKDENKLQTEQSSGNQHVPDTEAKPAAASKDENKLETEQSSGNQNVPDTEAKPAAASKDENKLETEQSSGNQNVPDTEANMLLRQRMKIS; translated from the exons GTGGGTCCTCAATCACCATCAGAGGAACCACTAATGGGAGTATAACACTACAGCCCCAAGTGACAGGACGGATAGATGAAATTGTATGGAAACACAAAGGCAACAAGATGGTGGAGTGGGACAGAGAAGCTGCAGATTTTATTGAATATTTAAGATTCATAGGACGGACGGAATTGAACATAGAAACGGGTGATGTAACCATTATAAAACTAACCAACGATGACAGTGGAGAGTATGAAGCAGACGTCCTTCTTGGTGCAGTATTAACGAGTGTACAGCGCATAGTTGAAGTAATTG ACCCTGTCACTAAACCAGAGATCACCTGTACCAGCAGTGAATGTATAACAAGATCTAATG AACCAGCCATAACAACAGAAAACGAAGGGAATCGTCATACCATCATTGGTGCATTATGTGGTGTACTTGGGGTTGGAGTTGCAGTTGCAGTTGTAGGAGTCTTTTTCTGCCACAAGAGGAAAACCAAAG GGCATGATGCAAATGAAcatacagaagaaaaggtagGACTAACCTCTGCAGGAAATGAGAAAGATCTGCAGTCTCCTGAGGAGCACAATGGAGCACGCCATCATGCAGATACCCCTTCCATCAATAGGAACATTGACGAGAGTCTATGTGATTACAATAAAGCAAAGCGGATATGGGAAGCAAAGGTTATGACAACAGATAACAAACCATCTGTACCATCAGTAAGAAATGAGGAAAAGGATGCTGGGCCTTGCTCCACTGATGAAATACACCAACAAAACGGTTCCTCTTCTGATTGTCCCAAACAGCCTGGGAATCCTAAAGATGGCCTTAGTGTGCCTGTGGTGAACCTAAGTTCAGGTGTAGGCGCGATTTCACCAGATGGTGAAGTAACACCGTCAACACAAGAACGACACGCTGCCCTCAAGGGACCAACTGCTGCATCAAAGGATGAAAATAAGTTACAAACCGAGCAATCAAGTGGAAACCAACATGTACCAGACACTGAAGCAAAACCTGCTGCTGCGTCAAAGGATGAAAATAAGTTAGAAACAGAGCAATCAAGTGGAAACCAAAATGTACCAGACACTGAAGCAAAACCTGCTGCTGCGTCAAAGGATGAAAATAAGTTAGAAACAGAGCAATCAAGTGGAAACCAAAATGTACCAGACACTGAAGCAAACATGCTGCTGCGTCAAAGGATGAAAATAAGTTAG
- the LOC134061977 gene encoding uncharacterized protein LOC134061977 isoform X3 yields the protein MTQSSRFWKRTIIFCIILGLFHGGSSITIRGTTNGSITLQPQVTGRIDEIVWKHKGNKMVEWDREAADFIEYLRFIGRTELNIETGDVTIIKLTNDDSGEYEADVLLGAVLTSVQRIVEVIEPAITTENEGNRHTIIGALCGVLGVGVAVAVVGVFFCHKRKTKGHDANEHTEEKVGLTSAGNEKDLQSPEEHNGARHHADTPSINRNIDESLCDYNKAKRIWEAKVMTTDNKPSVPSVRNEEKDAGPCSTDEIHQQNGSSSDCPKQPGNPKDGLSVPVVNLSSGVGAISPDGEVTPSTQERHAALKGPTAASKDENKLQTEQSSGNQHVPDTEAKPAAASKDENKLETEQSSGNQNVPDTEAKPAAASKDENKLETEQSSGNQNVPDTEANMLLRQRMKIS from the exons GTGGGTCCTCAATCACCATCAGAGGAACCACTAATGGGAGTATAACACTACAGCCCCAAGTGACAGGACGGATAGATGAAATTGTATGGAAACACAAAGGCAACAAGATGGTGGAGTGGGACAGAGAAGCTGCAGATTTTATTGAATATTTAAGATTCATAGGACGGACGGAATTGAACATAGAAACGGGTGATGTAACCATTATAAAACTAACCAACGATGACAGTGGAGAGTATGAAGCAGACGTCCTTCTTGGTGCAGTATTAACGAGTGTACAGCGCATAGTTGAAGTAATTG AACCAGCCATAACAACAGAAAACGAAGGGAATCGTCATACCATCATTGGTGCATTATGTGGTGTACTTGGGGTTGGAGTTGCAGTTGCAGTTGTAGGAGTCTTTTTCTGCCACAAGAGGAAAACCAAAG GGCATGATGCAAATGAAcatacagaagaaaaggtagGACTAACCTCTGCAGGAAATGAGAAAGATCTGCAGTCTCCTGAGGAGCACAATGGAGCACGCCATCATGCAGATACCCCTTCCATCAATAGGAACATTGACGAGAGTCTATGTGATTACAATAAAGCAAAGCGGATATGGGAAGCAAAGGTTATGACAACAGATAACAAACCATCTGTACCATCAGTAAGAAATGAGGAAAAGGATGCTGGGCCTTGCTCCACTGATGAAATACACCAACAAAACGGTTCCTCTTCTGATTGTCCCAAACAGCCTGGGAATCCTAAAGATGGCCTTAGTGTGCCTGTGGTGAACCTAAGTTCAGGTGTAGGCGCGATTTCACCAGATGGTGAAGTAACACCGTCAACACAAGAACGACACGCTGCCCTCAAGGGACCAACTGCTGCATCAAAGGATGAAAATAAGTTACAAACCGAGCAATCAAGTGGAAACCAACATGTACCAGACACTGAAGCAAAACCTGCTGCTGCGTCAAAGGATGAAAATAAGTTAGAAACAGAGCAATCAAGTGGAAACCAAAATGTACCAGACACTGAAGCAAAACCTGCTGCTGCGTCAAAGGATGAAAATAAGTTAGAAACAGAGCAATCAAGTGGAAACCAAAATGTACCAGACACTGAAGCAAACATGCTGCTGCGTCAAAGGATGAAAATAAGTTAG
- the LOC134061977 gene encoding uncharacterized protein LOC134061977 isoform X1, whose amino-acid sequence MTQSSRFWKRTIIFCIILGLFHGGSSITIRGTTNGSITLQPQVTGRIDEIVWKHKGNKMVEWDREAADFIEYLRFIGRTELNIETGDVTIIKLTNDDSGEYEADVLLGAVLTSVQRIVEVIDPVTKPEITCTSSECITRSNGEAKEPAITTENEGNRHTIIGALCGVLGVGVAVAVVGVFFCHKRKTKGHDANEHTEEKVGLTSAGNEKDLQSPEEHNGARHHADTPSINRNIDESLCDYNKAKRIWEAKVMTTDNKPSVPSVRNEEKDAGPCSTDEIHQQNGSSSDCPKQPGNPKDGLSVPVVNLSSGVGAISPDGEVTPSTQERHAALKGPTAASKDENKLQTEQSSGNQHVPDTEAKPAAASKDENKLETEQSSGNQNVPDTEAKPAAASKDENKLETEQSSGNQNVPDTEANMLLRQRMKIS is encoded by the exons GTGGGTCCTCAATCACCATCAGAGGAACCACTAATGGGAGTATAACACTACAGCCCCAAGTGACAGGACGGATAGATGAAATTGTATGGAAACACAAAGGCAACAAGATGGTGGAGTGGGACAGAGAAGCTGCAGATTTTATTGAATATTTAAGATTCATAGGACGGACGGAATTGAACATAGAAACGGGTGATGTAACCATTATAAAACTAACCAACGATGACAGTGGAGAGTATGAAGCAGACGTCCTTCTTGGTGCAGTATTAACGAGTGTACAGCGCATAGTTGAAGTAATTG ACCCTGTCACTAAACCAGAGATCACCTGTACCAGCAGTGAATGTATAACAAGATCTAATGGTGAAGCAAAGG AACCAGCCATAACAACAGAAAACGAAGGGAATCGTCATACCATCATTGGTGCATTATGTGGTGTACTTGGGGTTGGAGTTGCAGTTGCAGTTGTAGGAGTCTTTTTCTGCCACAAGAGGAAAACCAAAG GGCATGATGCAAATGAAcatacagaagaaaaggtagGACTAACCTCTGCAGGAAATGAGAAAGATCTGCAGTCTCCTGAGGAGCACAATGGAGCACGCCATCATGCAGATACCCCTTCCATCAATAGGAACATTGACGAGAGTCTATGTGATTACAATAAAGCAAAGCGGATATGGGAAGCAAAGGTTATGACAACAGATAACAAACCATCTGTACCATCAGTAAGAAATGAGGAAAAGGATGCTGGGCCTTGCTCCACTGATGAAATACACCAACAAAACGGTTCCTCTTCTGATTGTCCCAAACAGCCTGGGAATCCTAAAGATGGCCTTAGTGTGCCTGTGGTGAACCTAAGTTCAGGTGTAGGCGCGATTTCACCAGATGGTGAAGTAACACCGTCAACACAAGAACGACACGCTGCCCTCAAGGGACCAACTGCTGCATCAAAGGATGAAAATAAGTTACAAACCGAGCAATCAAGTGGAAACCAACATGTACCAGACACTGAAGCAAAACCTGCTGCTGCGTCAAAGGATGAAAATAAGTTAGAAACAGAGCAATCAAGTGGAAACCAAAATGTACCAGACACTGAAGCAAAACCTGCTGCTGCGTCAAAGGATGAAAATAAGTTAGAAACAGAGCAATCAAGTGGAAACCAAAATGTACCAGACACTGAAGCAAACATGCTGCTGCGTCAAAGGATGAAAATAAGTTAG